Part of the Chlamydia muridarum str. Nigg genome is shown below.
GAAGAACTCATTGCCTTGGAGAAATTGATTAAAAAGTTACAAAAAGTTACAACTAACCTTCTTTCTAACACTAAGGTGTCCCGAAATGACAACGAAATCCAAAACTCTAGAAATTGATAACAACACGTTCCTACTTTTAGAAGGTAACTTAAAAAGAATTTTTGCTACTCCTATTGGGTATACGACATTTAGAGAATTCCAAAATGTGATATTTAACTGCGCGCAGGGACAGCAAGAACTTGCCAATTTTTTATTTGAAATGCTGATCAATGGAAAACTTCTGCAAGAATTACCTGCAGGACAAAAACAGTCTGCGCAAAGCCTCATTGTGCAATTTATGATGTTGATTCGTGTGGCAAAAGATATTCATGAACGAGGAGAATTCATTAATTTCATTACTTCAGATATGCTCGCTCAACAGGAGCGCTGTGTATTCTTGAACCGCCTTTCCCGAGTTGATGGTCAGGAATTTTTACTTATGACTGATGTGCAAAACACCTGCCACCTCATCCGACACTTATTATCTCGTCTACTTGAAGCTCAAAAAAATCCTATTGGAGAAAAAAATCTTCAAGAAGTTCAAGAAGATTTGGATTCTTTACGGGCTCACTTTGAAGAATTGACGAAATCTATGTAATCTACTAGCCTTCCTGGCGACCGTTCTTCTGAAAACGGTATTAATGCCCCCAGACAAGACTATATCAATAAAATCTTTGGGGGCTTATCTTTGAATAATCGGCAAGTTAAGAATTAAAGAAACAGCAAGGAACGAGGTTTCTTCCCAAATTGGGGCCCGCCTCGTAAATCGACCATGAATAAAAAACGAGTTCTTACTGGAGATCGTCCTACAGGGAAACTTCATCTGGGGCATTGGATTGGCTCTATTATGAATCGCCTGCAGCTACAAAACGATCCTCGCTATGATTGTTTCTTCATCATAGCAGATTTGCATACGCTAACCACTAAAACACGAAAAGAAGAAGTTCTTCATATCGATAGCCATATTTATGATGTCCTTGCTGATTGGTTAAGCGTAGGCATCGATCCAGAAAAGTCTGCTATCTACCTGCAATCAGCTATTCCCGAGATCTATGAATTAAATCTCCTCTTTTCGATGCTGACTCCCTTGAATCACATCATGGGTATTCCCAGCATTAAAGAGATGGCTCGCAATGCTTCTATCAATGAAGAAAGTCTTTCCCATGGGCTTATAGGTTATCCTGTATTGCAAAGCGCCGACATTTTACTTGCTAAAGCGCATCTTGTTCCTGTTGGTAAAGATAACGAAGCTCACGTAGAATTGACTCGTGATATCGCAAAAACATTCAATCGGCTGTACGGATCCGTTTTCCCAGAGCCCGATATCTTACAAGGAGAGCTAACCTCTCTGGTAGGCACGAACGGTCAAGGAAAGATGAGTAAATCCGCTAATAATGCCATTTATCTTTCGGATGATGAGAAGACGGTACAAGAAAAAATACGAAAAATGTACACAGATCCTAACCGAGTTCATGCAACGACTCCCGGAAGAGTAGAAGGCAATCCCTTATTTATCTACCATGATCTTTTTAATCCTCACAAAGAAGAGGTGGAAGAGTTTAAAACTCGTTACCGCCAAGGATGCATTAAAGATGTGGAAGTAAAAGCCCGCTTAGCAGAAGAGATTAACCTTTTCCTCAATCCTTTCCGAGAAAAACGCAGCGAATTCGTCGCTCAACCTAAGATTCTTGAAGAGGCTTTACAGAAAGGTACGGAAAAAATGCGATCAGTAGCACGGGAAACTATGGAAGAAGTCCATAACAACCTAGGATTAAGCCGCAAGTGGCGCTCTATTCTAGCTTCTTCTAAATGACGCATTACCATAATCCTTTGAATGGGAGGAAAGTTCTGAATCAGCAGTTTGTATTACAAGCCCCTTTCCTCCCTTGTGGAGATCAGCCTGAGGCAATTCGTCAGCTTTCTCGAGGAATTTTAGATGGGATTCCCTCACAGGTTCTTCTAGGAACCACTGGATCTGGAAAGACATTTACCATGGCGAACGTAATTGCCAACGTCAATGTCCCTACCTTAGTACTCGCGCATAATAAAACACTGGCCGCTCAGTTGTACCAAGAATTTAAAGCATTCTTTCCTGAAAATGCTGTTGAATACTTTATTTCCTATTACGATTACTACCAACCCGAAGCTTATATTGCGCGTAGCGATACCTATATCGAAAAAAGCCTGCTCATCAATGACGAAATTGACAAACTTCGCCTTTCTGCGACGCGATCTATTTTAGAACGAAGGGATACTTTAATCGTCTCCTCTATTTCTTGTATTTACGGCATTGGCTCTCCCGACAACTACTCTTCTATGGCTCTTATATTAGAAGTTGGAAAAGAATATCCTCGTTCCCAGCTCTCTGCCCAACTCGTACGCATGCACTATCAAGCTTCTGCCTCCCCTCAACGCAGTGCCTTTCGCGAACGAGGTAGCGTCATAGATATTTTCCTTGCTTATGAAAGTGATCTTGCCGTTCGGCTTGAATTCGTCAACGATACACTTGTTTCCATAGAATATACAGATCCGTTGACCATGATCCCCTCTCATACGGTCCCGTCCGTTACTCTTTATCCTGGATCTCACTACGTTACTCCCGAAGCAGTTCGTGAACAAGCCATTCGTACCATCCGCGAAGAATTAGAGCAGCGTCTGCTGTTTTTTGAAGGACGGCCTGTAGAACAAGAAAGACTATTTCAACGCACCACGCACGATATAGAAATGATCAAGGAAATCGGGTTCTGTAAAGGGATTGAAAATTACTCGAGACACTTTACTGGAGCAGCTCCAGGAGAACCTCCAACTTGTCTTCTTGACTATTTCCCAGAAGATTTCCTTTTAATCATCGATGAGTCCCACCAGACACTTCCTCAGTTGCGTGCCATGTATCGCGGAGATCAATCTCGCAAACAGTCTCTTGTTGAATATGGATTCCGTCTTCCCTCTGCTTTTGATAATAGACCGCTTACTTATGAGGAAGCTCGGCGATATTTTCGTCGCGTAGTTTATGTATCGGCTACTCCTGGAGAACTCGAAGTCCAAGAAAGCCGAGGACATATCATAGAACAAATCATTCGTCCTACAGGGATTCCTGATCCACTGCCAGAAATTCGCCCAGCGACAGGACAGATAGATGACCTCTTAGAAGAAATTCGTCAGAGACTTCGCAAAGATCAAGAAAAAATATTAGTCGTCTCTGTCACAAAAAAATTAGCTGAAGACATCGCAGCCTTCTTAGCTGAACTGGGAATCGCTGCCGCCTATCTTCATTCAGGTATTGAAACCGCAGAAAGGACACAAATTCTTACAGATTTACGGTTAGGAACGATAGATGTTCTTATTGGAGTAAACCTTCTTCGAGAAGGAATCGATTTACCCGAAGTGTCATTAGTCGCGATTCTTGACGCAGATAAAGAAGGTTTTCTACGTAGTAGCGCCTCCCTTATTCAATTCTGCGGACGAGCCGCACGCAATGTCCATGGAAAAGTCATTTTTTATGCCGACCGCATCACCCCTTCCATGGATCATATGCTCAAAGAAACAGAACGACGCAGACAAATACAACTCGATTACAATAAAAAACATAATATCACCCCTAAGCCCATTATTAAACCCATCTTAGCTAACCCCATTACTAAAGAGGGCGCTCAAGAAGATTCCCGTCCAGAAACCCAATCTACTGAAGATCTCGAATCTTCTATCAAGCAATACGAAGAAGCGATGTATAAAGCTGCTCAAGATTTTCAGTTTGATGAAGCAGCCAAGTACCGTGATTTGATGAATGCGGCGAAACGCCAACTGCTTTTTAAACAAGGAGAGGATGGAAATTCAAAATGAAAAGGATACCACAGAATTTAGTCCCTCGCTATGATCCTTTTCTTGAAGCAAATCACCTCCGGGCTTCTCTTTATTTAGTACCGTAAGATTCTTATCGGAGGAAACAAATAAAACGAGCGAACCGCTTTCATTAACCATTCTAGACAAGGATCTTGTTATGTTTGATGTTGTCATCTCCGATATAGAAGCTAGAGAAATTTTAGATTCCCGAGGGTATCCTACCTTGTATGTTAAAGTCATTACTAATACAGGAATCTTTGGAGAAGCTTGTGTTCCTTCTGGAGCATCTACAGGCATTAAAGAAGCTTTAGAACTTCGTGACCAAGATCCTAAACGCTATCAAGGAAAAGGAGTTCTACAAGCAGTCGCTAATGTGGAAAAAGTTCTATTACCTGCCCTACAAGGGTTCAGTGTTTTTGATCAAATCACAGCAGACGCTATTATGATCGATGCTGATGGCACCTCTAACAAGGAAAAATTAGGCGCCAATGCGATTCTTGGGGTTTCTTTAGCATTAGCAAAGGCTGCTGCTGCAACTTTAGAGAGACCTTTATACCGGTATTTGGGAGGAGCTTTCTCGCATGTTCTCCCTTGCCCAATGATGAACCTCATTAACGGTGGCATGCATGCAACAAATGGCCTCCAATTTCAAGAATTTATGATCCGTCCTATTAGCGCTCCTTCCCTAACAGAAGCTGTGCGCATGGGAGCAGAAGTTTTTCACACTTTGAAAAAAATCTTACAAAATCGGCAACTTTCTACAGGAGTCGGAGATGAAGGCGGATTCGCTCCCCAACTCGCTTCCAATTCAGAGGCGCTTGACCTTCTCTTGGCTGCTATTGAAAAGGCTGGCTTTATCCCTGGAGAGGATATTTCTTTAGCTCTTGATTGCGCAGCTTCCTCGTTTTACAATACTCAGGATAAAACTTATGATGGCAAGTCCGCTGCAGATCAAGTTGCTGTACTCACAGAATTATGCGATCGCTATCCTATAGATTCTATCGAAGATGGCCTTGCTGAGGAAGATTTTGAAGGCTGGAAGCTTTTATCAGAAACTTTAGGAGATCGCATTCAATTAGTAGGAGATGATTTATTTGTCACGAACTCTGCTTTGATTGCCGAAGGAATTGCGCAAGGCCTAGCTAATGCCGTTCTTATCAAACCCAATCAGATAGGGACGCTTACAGAAACAGCGGAGGCTATCCGCTTAGCAACTACGCAGGGCTATGCGACCATCCTATCTCACAGATCAGGAGAAACAGAAGACACCACAATCGCAGATCTTGCGGTTGCCTTTAACACAGGGCAAATTAAAACAGGCTCTCTCTCTCGTTCCGAGCGTATTGCTAAATACAACCGCTTGATTGCTATTGAAGAAGAAATAGGCCCAGAAGCTGTATTTCAAGATTCCAATCCTTTTTCTAAAGCATAACTAGGTTGATGAGTTAAGAAGGGATTTTTATAAAGATCCCTTCTCCTCTTTGCTTGTAGATTTTTTTTCAGGAGAGTATGTAAAGCTTTATCCTGTTCCTTTAGGGGAAAAGTAAAGCATATGACCATCCCTATTCACGAGAACCGATATGCTATGGTCTCTTTCACACGAACGATAGGTTTTCGTTTATGGCTTATCTGTGTAGCCGCTATCATGTTCCCTTTAGGGATTAATATTTTTCAACTGAACCTCCAGCAATATAAAAAAACATTAGTTTCTACCACTTCTGACTTGCGAGAAAACGCTTTATTTAAAGCACACACATTACAGCAGGTTATCCCTTTAAACGTTGATATACTGGCTCTTTTTTCTGAAATTTTCGATTTAGATAGAGGGGTTCCCTCTGAACCCGATCTCGTTCTCAGCAAGGAGATGGAAAAAATTTTTCACTCCACTTACAAAGAGATCTCTCTTGTTAAAAAGGATGCCGACGGCAATTTTACAGTTGTCGCTTCTAGCCAAATTCAACAACTTGGAAAGAACTATAATCAAGAAATCTTTCTTTCTTCTTATCAACCTTTTTTAGCTACTTTGAGGCACTCTGATGGAACTTCTCCAGTTCTTTCTGTATTGCAAACCAATATTTTCGATATTAGCTCTCAAGAGGTTCTTGGTATCCTCTATACTCTTTCCGATACGGATTACTTATTAGATGGGTTGCTAGCTTCAAAAAACCCTCGTGCTATCAAAACGGCTATCCTTTCTAAAAATGGGATTATTCTCCAAGCAACTGACTCAACGCTGAATCTTATATCTATATACAAAGAAGTCTCTCAAGAGCAATTCTGCGATGTGTTCCTTCGTAAAGATTTCTGCCCCCCACATCTCCTACTACGATCTCCCTTAAACCTTTCTCCTCTTCCTTACGGAGAAGGCTTTGTTTCTTTCTACATCGGAGACAAAGAAATGTGGGGCTATATCCATCCCCTACAGGACATGGATTTCTGTATTCTAACTTATGAAGAAAAAACCACGATTTTTGCTTCTTTATGGCGTCGAGCCTTATTATATTTTGCTTATTTTTGCTGCGTACTTTTAGGAAGTATTACCGCTTTTTTAGTAGCAAAACGCTTATCTAAGCCTATACGTAAGCTTGCTACAGTGATGATCGAAACACGACGTAATCAACACCATCCTTACGAACCAGACTCCTTAGGATTTGAAATTAATCGTCTGGGAGAAATCTTTAACTCGATGGTGCAAAGCCTCTCGCAACAACAATCACTGGCAGAAAAAAACTATGAAATCAAACAGCAAGCCCAAAATGCTCTAAGATTAGGAGAAGAAGCACAACAACGCCTTCTCCCTAATCAGCTCCCTCATTATCCTACAGCAGAAATTGCAAAAGCCTATATCCCTGCCATTACGGTAGGAGGAGACTTTTTTGATTCCTTTGTCATAGGCGAAGGGGATCAGGCAAAACTGTTCTTAATAGTTGCTGATGCTTCAGGGAAAGGAGTGAATGCCTGCGCTTACTCTCTTTTCCTTAAAAATATGTTACACACCTTTTTAAGCGAACTTTCATCTATACAAGAAGCCGTTCAACAAACTTCTTCGCTCTTCTACAAGCAAACAGCAGAGTCAGGAATGTTTGTTACCTTATGCATTTACTGTTATCACTATGCAACACGGCAGCTAGAATACTATTCCTGTGGACATAATCCTGCCTGCCTACGCATGCCTAATGGAGAAGTTTCTTTTCTCTCTCACCCTGGTATGGCCCTAGGATTCTTACCGGAAGTACCGCCTCATCCTGCATATACTCTCACGCTTGAAGAAGAGTCTCTTCTGGTTCTCTATACAGATGGTGTAACCGAAGCGAATAATAAACATGGCGAAATGTTCGGAGAAGAACGCTTAAAAACCTTAATCGCCTCTCTAACCAAACATAGTGCGGAAGAGGCAATCCAATCCATTATGCTTTCTATTAAATCTTTTGTGAAAGACTACCAACAACATGATGATATCACGCTACTAGTCTTGAAAATCACTAAGACTGATACTGCTCATTGAACTCCACTCCATTTAGCAGATTCCTATACGAATCCTTGTAGATTTTTTCTTTTCAACTTCTTTATCGTACCGTTAAAGAGCCTCTTGGAATAATCCTTTCTAAATTTGTGTGTAGAATGAGACAAACATTCACGAAAAGAATCCTCCTTTTCCTTTTTCTAGTGATTCCTGCCCCCCTCCTTCTTAATCTAGCCGTGCTCTCGTTTTTTTCTTTTGCAGCAGTCAAAACAACTGTGATCCAAGATCTACACACACGAACGATGAATTTTCATTTAGAACTGGAAAAAAAAATCGCCATACAAAAAATCTTCTTGAAACGACTAGCAGAAACCTTAGCTTTAAAAACTCTAACAACAGCTAATGACTTTTTCACTGAAGCCTATAGCGAAATGATCGCTCTTGGAGATACAGACTTATCGCTCTGCTTAATTTCTTCTGCCAATGACAGCATTCGCACCAAAAATCCTAGAGACCCTTTTGTACGATATATAAAAGCACACCCAGAAATACGTGATAAGCTCATCCAGAACCCAGGAAATGCCAGCCTAATTTCTATTTCAGAATATTTAGATACAGAGGAACATTACCTTGTGTTTGCAGAACCTCTTCCTATATACGGGGATCCCTCTTTAGCAGGATGGGTAATTGCATTCTATTCTATGCAAAAACTGCGTAACTATCTTTTTCAGAATAATCAGTCTCGACAAGATCTACTTTGCTTTCTAAATAAGAATGGAGAATTACTCTTTTCAGATGCGCCCTCTCTCCAAAAAGGGAGCTTTAGTCTTTCTCTATCTGGGTATCCCTCTCTCCCTTCCTCACAAACTTCATACTCTTTAGAAGCCTCTCCCAACTTATTCAAATCTAAACAACTTTTACAAGTTTCCATACAAGGGAAAACCTTCTTAGCATACCTTTCGTCGTGGCCCCCCATACCACACACTTATTCCCTTGCTCTTATCCCTTTGTCAAGCTGTGTCACACAAGCCTTACGGTTACCGATTAACGTTATCCTATTTTACATTCTTGCCTTTTCTCTAATGGGATGGCTGCTCTCTTGTACTAGCAAACGATTGAATCGTCCCTTACAAGAACTCACTGTAAGTATGGAGTCTGCTTGGAAAGGAAATCATCATGTTCGCTATGAACCACAACCCTACGGATATGAAATCAATGAACTTGGAAATATTTTTAACTGTACGCTGCTACTGCTTCTCAATGTTAAAGACAAAGCAGAAATAGAGTATATTTCCGGGAATTTGTTACAAAAAGAGCTTGCTTTGCTCTCTTCCTTACAAGATACTCTTCTCTGTCAACGTTCTAATGAGCTTCCAGGAGGGACTTTCTCTTTGCACTACTTACAAGGAGAACAACGAACAGGTCTCTTTTATGGATGGGTTACTTCCCCTACAGGAACTAGCTTACTCGGAGTGATTGGAATCGCTGGAGATATCGGCCTCCCTTCTTATCTCTATGCACTCTCTGCCCGTAGTCTATTCCTTACTTATGCAAGTTTAGGCTACCCTCTTCCTGATATCTGCCATAAAACTACTCAAAGCTTTGATGAAGCTACTATAGGCAACGAAGCTTCTGTTTCAATGGCTTTTATCGAATATCATCTTGCATCTAGATCATTATCCGTTCTTTCTCAAGGAACAAATCCACCCGCTCTATTCTTAAAACGCCAAGAACAACTTCTTGCTATTTCTGAACAACAATGTATTGAGCCTGGCGATATTCTCGTTTGTCTCACAGGAGGCCCGAATATGACTCAGCATCTAAAAAGACTCCCTATAGAATCCTTGCTCAAAGATTCTCTCTCTCCACTAAACTCTGAAAATTTTGCAGAAATTTTAACAACTATGCTCAAGCATAAAAAACAAACGCAGATTGATGGAGCTGTGGGCTTCTTCTCTTTTATCTAAAACTAGATAATAAACCATTTTCTTTTAGAAAAAGCCTTTTGGTAGCCCACTACGATATCCAGGAGGAGGAACCATACCATAATCTATAGGATTGGGATAAAGAACCCAGGAATTTTGACCAAACCACCTGTCCTTATTTTCTGAAGGACGCCCTGCTAATCCTAAATAGTTAAAATCCCATAAATCAATCTCCTGCGTCCCAGGATGCAAAATAAACCCAAAATACCGATAAGCCCAATTCGTATCTCCAAAAAGAAGAGGCGCAGGGTAAGCCAACCCATGATGACGCATAGCAGCTATCAAACGCATAGACAGATCTTCTTCATGATAAACACGCTGATACCCTGCCATTAACAAACCTTTATACAAGTGTCTTAGTTCTGACGAGGATATTAACGAATGCTTTTCTATATTCTCTTCTAACAGTGATGCAAAACGATCATAAGAAATTCGCGATGAAATTCCTAAATAAGATGAAATGTCTCTTATAACCTCAGGTAATCTCTGTTCAGAAATATAAGGAGCTTCTTTTACTAATTGATATGCTAAATACCTTTGTAAAGTCGCTATAACCTTTTCCTCTCGAACGGTTGATTGGAAAAAGCGCACACTTTTATCATACAACTCTGGAATGGATAGTGATAGGTCATCGCAAAAATAGACAAACTCTTGTGTCAATTCCTGTAAATAATAGCGCGCACAGAAGCGTGTGATAAACGCGTAAATCGCAGATTTGTCA
Proteins encoded:
- the eno gene encoding phosphopyruvate hydratase → MFDVVISDIEAREILDSRGYPTLYVKVITNTGIFGEACVPSGASTGIKEALELRDQDPKRYQGKGVLQAVANVEKVLLPALQGFSVFDQITADAIMIDADGTSNKEKLGANAILGVSLALAKAAAATLERPLYRYLGGAFSHVLPCPMMNLINGGMHATNGLQFQEFMIRPISAPSLTEAVRMGAEVFHTLKKILQNRQLSTGVGDEGGFAPQLASNSEALDLLLAAIEKAGFIPGEDISLALDCAASSFYNTQDKTYDGKSAADQVAVLTELCDRYPIDSIEDGLAEEDFEGWKLLSETLGDRIQLVGDDLFVTNSALIAEGIAQGLANAVLIKPNQIGTLTETAEAIRLATTQGYATILSHRSGETEDTTIADLAVAFNTGQIKTGSLSRSERIAKYNRLIAIEEEIGPEAVFQDSNPFSKA
- the trpS gene encoding tryptophan--tRNA ligase, translating into MNKKRVLTGDRPTGKLHLGHWIGSIMNRLQLQNDPRYDCFFIIADLHTLTTKTRKEEVLHIDSHIYDVLADWLSVGIDPEKSAIYLQSAIPEIYELNLLFSMLTPLNHIMGIPSIKEMARNASINEESLSHGLIGYPVLQSADILLAKAHLVPVGKDNEAHVELTRDIAKTFNRLYGSVFPEPDILQGELTSLVGTNGQGKMSKSANNAIYLSDDEKTVQEKIRKMYTDPNRVHATTPGRVEGNPLFIYHDLFNPHKEEVEEFKTRYRQGCIKDVEVKARLAEEINLFLNPFREKRSEFVAQPKILEEALQKGTEKMRSVARETMEEVHNNLGLSRKWRSILASSK
- a CDS encoding SpoIIE family protein phosphatase codes for the protein MTIPIHENRYAMVSFTRTIGFRLWLICVAAIMFPLGINIFQLNLQQYKKTLVSTTSDLRENALFKAHTLQQVIPLNVDILALFSEIFDLDRGVPSEPDLVLSKEMEKIFHSTYKEISLVKKDADGNFTVVASSQIQQLGKNYNQEIFLSSYQPFLATLRHSDGTSPVLSVLQTNIFDISSQEVLGILYTLSDTDYLLDGLLASKNPRAIKTAILSKNGIILQATDSTLNLISIYKEVSQEQFCDVFLRKDFCPPHLLLRSPLNLSPLPYGEGFVSFYIGDKEMWGYIHPLQDMDFCILTYEEKTTIFASLWRRALLYFAYFCCVLLGSITAFLVAKRLSKPIRKLATVMIETRRNQHHPYEPDSLGFEINRLGEIFNSMVQSLSQQQSLAEKNYEIKQQAQNALRLGEEAQQRLLPNQLPHYPTAEIAKAYIPAITVGGDFFDSFVIGEGDQAKLFLIVADASGKGVNACAYSLFLKNMLHTFLSELSSIQEAVQQTSSLFYKQTAESGMFVTLCIYCYHYATRQLEYYSCGHNPACLRMPNGEVSFLSHPGMALGFLPEVPPHPAYTLTLEEESLLVLYTDGVTEANNKHGEMFGEERLKTLIASLTKHSAEEAIQSIMLSIKSFVKDYQQHDDITLLVLKITKTDTAH
- the uvrB gene encoding excinuclease ABC subunit UvrB, with product MTHYHNPLNGRKVLNQQFVLQAPFLPCGDQPEAIRQLSRGILDGIPSQVLLGTTGSGKTFTMANVIANVNVPTLVLAHNKTLAAQLYQEFKAFFPENAVEYFISYYDYYQPEAYIARSDTYIEKSLLINDEIDKLRLSATRSILERRDTLIVSSISCIYGIGSPDNYSSMALILEVGKEYPRSQLSAQLVRMHYQASASPQRSAFRERGSVIDIFLAYESDLAVRLEFVNDTLVSIEYTDPLTMIPSHTVPSVTLYPGSHYVTPEAVREQAIRTIREELEQRLLFFEGRPVEQERLFQRTTHDIEMIKEIGFCKGIENYSRHFTGAAPGEPPTCLLDYFPEDFLLIIDESHQTLPQLRAMYRGDQSRKQSLVEYGFRLPSAFDNRPLTYEEARRYFRRVVYVSATPGELEVQESRGHIIEQIIRPTGIPDPLPEIRPATGQIDDLLEEIRQRLRKDQEKILVVSVTKKLAEDIAAFLAELGIAAAYLHSGIETAERTQILTDLRLGTIDVLIGVNLLREGIDLPEVSLVAILDADKEGFLRSSASLIQFCGRAARNVHGKVIFYADRITPSMDHMLKETERRRQIQLDYNKKHNITPKPIIKPILANPITKEGAQEDSRPETQSTEDLESSIKQYEEAMYKAAQDFQFDEAAKYRDLMNAAKRQLLFKQGEDGNSK
- a CDS encoding PP2C family serine/threonine-protein phosphatase gives rise to the protein MRQTFTKRILLFLFLVIPAPLLLNLAVLSFFSFAAVKTTVIQDLHTRTMNFHLELEKKIAIQKIFLKRLAETLALKTLTTANDFFTEAYSEMIALGDTDLSLCLISSANDSIRTKNPRDPFVRYIKAHPEIRDKLIQNPGNASLISISEYLDTEEHYLVFAEPLPIYGDPSLAGWVIAFYSMQKLRNYLFQNNQSRQDLLCFLNKNGELLFSDAPSLQKGSFSLSLSGYPSLPSSQTSYSLEASPNLFKSKQLLQVSIQGKTFLAYLSSWPPIPHTYSLALIPLSSCVTQALRLPINVILFYILAFSLMGWLLSCTSKRLNRPLQELTVSMESAWKGNHHVRYEPQPYGYEINELGNIFNCTLLLLLNVKDKAEIEYISGNLLQKELALLSSLQDTLLCQRSNELPGGTFSLHYLQGEQRTGLFYGWVTSPTGTSLLGVIGIAGDIGLPSYLYALSARSLFLTYASLGYPLPDICHKTTQSFDEATIGNEASVSMAFIEYHLASRSLSVLSQGTNPPALFLKRQEQLLAISEQQCIEPGDILVCLTGGPNMTQHLKRLPIESLLKDSLSPLNSENFAEILTTMLKHKKQTQIDGAVGFFSFI
- a CDS encoding CT584/Cpn0803 family type III secretion system protein, which codes for MTTKSKTLEIDNNTFLLLEGNLKRIFATPIGYTTFREFQNVIFNCAQGQQELANFLFEMLINGKLLQELPAGQKQSAQSLIVQFMMLIRVAKDIHERGEFINFITSDMLAQQERCVFLNRLSRVDGQEFLLMTDVQNTCHLIRHLLSRLLEAQKNPIGEKNLQEVQEDLDSLRAHFEELTKSM